AAACGATTGGAAGTGTAATCGTTAATAAAATTATTGCCCGCTTTTTTTTGCCTTCGGATTTTGCACTCATTTCTCATTTCCAAAACCTCATGAATATAATCCTTATGATTCCCTCTGATGGAATCAATAAGGGTCTTGTGAAATATCTATCGGATAAAAGTCTGTCAGAAAATGAGTATACCAAGTATCTTGGTACAGCTGTCTTGCTTAATTTTGTCGTATTTATAATAGCTGCTATTGGATTGGTTATTAAATATGATTATCTGCAGAGCCTCTTTATAACAGGAAATATCAAGCCTCATTTTTGGATGGTTTTATTTCTTGGAGTTATACTAATCAACCTTGTCAGTTATTTTTCTTTTTCGATACTGCTGTCTGCTCAGAAGGTAAAAACCTATGTATTGCTGACAACTCTTTCAACTTTGATTCTTGTAGTTTTGCTTTATGCTATTTCATTTTTTAAGAACTTCAGCATCGTATTATTGCTCTTGGGTGCGGGTCCGGCATTATTATTTTTTCTAAGCATATATATTGCCTTAAAAAATTTAACCTATAAGTTCAGATTCAATTTTACCCTGGATGCTATAAAAGATCTGAGTGGTTTTATACTTATGGCAGCTAGTATGGTACTGTTTGCAAGGGTTGTAGAGTTTGTGGTGAGGATCATTGCTTTTAATGAATTCAGTATATATGATACAGGCTTGTGGCAGGCTGTTGTTAAGTTTTCAGATTATTATGCTATCGCATGTACAAGCATCTTATCTGTTGCTTTTTATCCTAAAGCTTCGGAATTAATGCAAAAACAACTCGCCCTAAAAAAATTCGTCTGGCATGTGCTGATTATAGTAACTCCTTTTGCTGTCATCAGTCTGGCTTTCATTTATTTTTTTAAATCAGAAATTCTATATTATTTCTTTGATGAAAGTTTTGTGGCCGGGGCTTATTTGTTTGATTTTCAAGTAATCGGTGATTTGTTTAAAGTGTATTCTTTTGTATTGGCATTCTTGCTTTCCGCTCAGGCGAGAACCTGGATGTTTATTGGTATACAAGCTTTATCTGCAGCGGTTTATCTGCTTTCCATCTATTGGCTGATACCGATATTCGGACTCGAAGGATTTTCAATGGCGCATGCAGTAC
The Sporocytophaga myxococcoides DSM 11118 genome window above contains:
- a CDS encoding oligosaccharide flippase family protein, producing the protein MKFIKSSLWTGVSVGAKTIGSVIVNKIIARFFLPSDFALISHFQNLMNIILMIPSDGINKGLVKYLSDKSLSENEYTKYLGTAVLLNFVVFIIAAIGLVIKYDYLQSLFITGNIKPHFWMVLFLGVILINLVSYFSFSILLSAQKVKTYVLLTTLSTLILVVLLYAISFFKNFSIVLLLLGAGPALLFFLSIYIALKNLTYKFRFNFTLDAIKDLSGFILMAASMVLFARVVEFVVRIIAFNEFSIYDTGLWQAVVKFSDYYAIACTSILSVAFYPKASELMQKQLALKKFVWHVLIIVTPFAVISLAFIYFFKSEILYYFFDESFVAGAYLFDFQVIGDLFKVYSFVLAFLLSAQARTWMFIGIQALSAAVYLLSIYWLIPIFGLEGFSMAHAVRFLIYLLVLVYIQRKLLFS